A window from Hymenobacter volaticus encodes these proteins:
- a CDS encoding ImmA/IrrE family metallo-endopeptidase, translating into MRRGKVDDHCPFDTTQLERVLVEKYGYTLNRTRLADYASLGRLRSVFQPKTRCLLLRPGLSKAQEAFVLGREVAFNYLGLKERPYVNATFPVRSFDEVLNNFKASYFAGALLMEEENLVRDLHQFFELPKWQPDKLQALLTRYDVSPEMFMQRLTNLLPRHFNLQSMFFLRFDQVHAMDDGYKLSKELHLSRLHNPHGNELHEHYCRRWVSIRLVQEARLQALTKAPAFVLGAQRSCYPNNDEYLCLTLARAAGPTEPAVSVTVGLLCDDILRQKIQFIDDPAIIQKTVNETCERCHIPNCEVRAAEPVELERRARRRETEAAIDALVNADR; encoded by the coding sequence TTGCGTCGAGGAAAAGTTGACGACCACTGCCCCTTCGATACCACTCAATTAGAACGGGTGCTCGTTGAGAAGTACGGCTACACACTTAACCGTACCCGGCTCGCCGACTATGCCTCGCTGGGGCGGCTACGCTCCGTATTTCAGCCCAAAACTCGCTGCTTGCTGTTGCGGCCAGGCCTTTCAAAAGCACAAGAAGCCTTTGTGCTTGGCCGCGAGGTAGCCTTCAACTACCTCGGGCTGAAAGAGCGGCCGTACGTGAATGCAACATTTCCGGTGCGCTCTTTCGATGAAGTGCTCAACAATTTTAAGGCCTCCTATTTTGCTGGCGCGCTGTTGATGGAAGAGGAAAATCTGGTGCGCGACCTGCACCAATTTTTCGAGTTGCCGAAGTGGCAGCCCGACAAGTTGCAAGCCCTCCTCACGCGCTACGACGTGTCGCCGGAGATGTTTATGCAACGCCTCACCAATTTGTTGCCGCGTCACTTCAACCTGCAGAGCATGTTTTTCCTGCGCTTCGACCAAGTGCATGCCATGGACGACGGGTACAAGCTAAGCAAGGAACTGCACCTATCGCGCCTACACAACCCCCACGGCAATGAGCTCCACGAACATTATTGCCGCCGTTGGGTGTCGATTCGGCTGGTGCAGGAAGCCCGACTACAGGCCCTCACCAAAGCTCCTGCCTTTGTGCTCGGCGCTCAACGTTCCTGTTATCCCAACAACGACGAGTATCTGTGCTTGACGCTGGCCCGCGCGGCCGGGCCTACCGAACCAGCCGTCAGCGTAACCGTGGGGCTGCTTTGCGACGATATCCTACGCCAGAAAATTCAATTCATTGATGATCCTGCCATCATTCAGAAAACGGTGAACGAAACCTGCGAGCGGTGCCACATTCCGAATTGCGAGGTACGGGCCGCTGAACCGGTAGAGTTGGAACGCCGCGCGCGTCGGCGCGAAACCGAAGCCGCTATTGATGCCTTGGTTAACGCCGACAGGTAA